The window CATCGTCTGCTTCTCCAGATGGTCCGTCACCAACGCCGTGGCGTAGCTGGCCGCGGCATCGCCGCCGAGGCCGAGCTGGGTTGCGGCCCAGAGCCCGAGCAGCTTGTTGGATCTCGCCGTGGCCTTGAACATGAGCTCCTCGTCGTGGACGAATTTGGCCTCGAAGCCCTGCTCGCGCTTGTCGAACGTGGTCATGGTCAGCTCCCTTGTCGTTTTCGCTGATCGGGATCGGACTGGCTGGAAGCGAACGTCTCCGTGGTTCAGGATCATTTCAAGCTTCCGGCGGAAGCCAAACGCCGTCAAGCCCGCTGGGCGTGTCCAAGGCACCCCACCAGCTCCACGCCAGACAGCTCTGCTAGGCTAAGATGTTTACCGTTCGTTAAGCAGACTCAGCGCCGCATGGCCCGGGGATATCGAGAGCTGACGCATGAACAAAGAATTGCGGGAGTTTCGACGGCTTGAACGGGTCTGCCTGGAGCAGGCAGCCCTCTCCACCATGGACCTCGCGCGAGGCGGGTTGCTCAAGGTCGCCGAGGATTGTCGCGTCGCAGCTGAAGCGATCGAGGCGCAATCGCCGCGCAGACCTTTCGCAAGTGCCGTACAGGCGCTGAAGCAGGCGTTGAGCGTGACGCGCGTCCCGCACCGGCATTGAGGCAAGCGCTCGCGAGCAAGGATATCTTTGACGGGGCGACCAGGTTCGGTCAGCCTTTCGCCTCCGTCTGTTCACGTGCCAACCGTTCGGCCCTCAGCCGTTCCTTGTTGGCATAGAACGCCTTCTGCGCCGCTTCGTGATCGCGCATGGCTTTTTCGGCTTCGATACGGCGTGTCGCATCGCGCGCCTGCCGCTGTTCGGGGGTCAAGGGCTTGCGCCGGTAGGAAATGTCTTCCGTCATGGCCAGACAACGCGGAGGTCAGGAAACGGTTCCCCTCGGGTCCCGCCGCGCGGCAGTGTGGGCCCGACTGCATAATGTGCGAAAACAACCCCATGCACAGTAGCCAAGTCCTTCTGCAGACAGCACTTTTTTATCGCACTTTTGATGCGTTTGACCCCGCAGGGATCTCGATGTCTGCAATGACAGGCAAGTGGTCTGAATAGGCCCTCGCCCCTTGGTCGGTCCAAACCTTACCGATCGGGCTGTCGGAGGTCGCATAGATCCGGTCGAGCCGCAGAAGCGGCAGATGCGACGGGAAAGTTCGCAGCCGCGTCCGGTTCGGGCAGACCTGCGCGAGCACGCGCCGCACCGATTTGATCCAGAACCAG of the Bradyrhizobium sp. WSM1417 genome contains:
- a CDS encoding DUF1476 domain-containing protein, with protein sequence MTTFDKREQGFEAKFVHDEELMFKATARSNKLLGLWAATQLGLGGDAAASYATALVTDHLEKQTMDEILDKVAGDLAAKGVAREEVAAKLQECMHQALQQLEADK